One Setaria italica strain Yugu1 chromosome II, Setaria_italica_v2.0, whole genome shotgun sequence DNA segment encodes these proteins:
- the LOC101782761 gene encoding lysM domain-containing GPI-anchored protein LYP4 produces the protein MRPPPSSLLHLILLLFLAAVPNALSKSTLESCASSTACPALLSYTLYADLKLAELAALFAADPLAILAANAIDFAAPDPADRVLPAGLPLHVPVPCACSDGIRKATSVRYVARAGDTLDSVAGSVYGGLTTADWIRDSNGMPEGAALDAGTTLFVPLHCACFGGADAGVPAVYLTYVVAEGDTVPAIARRFRTTGNDLMSVNDMATADVATGDIIVVPLPACASSFPAYTSDAGLSVANGTYAITANRCVQCSCGPGNLDLFCVPAPLADSTCSSMQCSNSSMMLGNFTLQMTSAGCSVTSCSYGGYVNGTILTTLTTSLKPQCPGPHQFPPLMPPPTTSFFETYLGPSPTPMPSEGGIGPQMAGMAPTSSPPASSGRPASADRRVGDVLALVALCLVANLLW, from the exons ATGCGGCCACCACCGTCATCCCTACTccacctcatcctcctcctcttcctcgccgccgtgccGAACGCCCTGTCCAAGTCGACGCTGGAGTCCTGCGCCTCGTCCACCGCCTGCCCGGCGCTCCTCTCCTACACGCTCTACGCGGACCTGAAGCTCGCCGAGCTCGCGGCGCTCTTCGCCGCCGACCCGCTCGCCATCCTGGCCGCCAACGCCATCGACTTCGcggcgcccgaccccgccgaccgcGTCCTCCCGGCGGGCCTGCCGCTCCACGTGCCGGTACCATGCGCCTGCTCCGACGGCATCCGCAAGGCCACCTCCGTGCGCTATGTGGCCCGGGCCGGGGACACGCTGGACTCCGTCGCGGGTTCCGTCTACGGCGGGCTCACGACGGCCGACTGGATCCGCGACTCCAACGGGATGCCCGAGGGCGCCGCGCTCGACGCCGGCACCACGCTGTTCGTGCCGCTCCACTGCGCCTGCttcggcggcgccgacgccggcgtgCCCGCGGTGTACCTGACCTACGTGGTGGCCGAGGGGGACACCGTGCCGGCCATCGCGCGGAGGTTCCGGACCACGGGCAACGACCTCATGAGCGTCAACGACATGGCCACCGCCGACGTCGCCACCGGGGACATCATCGTCGTGCCGCTGCCCG CGTGCGCTTCGTCATTCCCGGCCTACACGTCGGACGCCGGCCTGTCCGTGGCGAACGGGACCTACGCGATCACCGCCAACCGCTGCGTCCAGTGCAGCTGCGGCCCGGGCAACCTGGA CCTGTTCTGCGTGCCGGCGCCGTTGGCGGACTCGACGTGCTCCAGCATGCagtgcagcaacagcagcatgaTGCTCGGCAACTTCACGCTCCAGATGACCAGCGCCGGTTGCAGCgtcacctcctgcagctacggCGGATACGTGAACGGGACCATCCTCACCAC GTTAACCACGTCGCTGAAGCCTCAGTGCCCAG GTCCGCACCAGTTCCCTCCgctgatgccgccgccgacgacgtccTTCTTCGAGACGTACCTCGgcccgtcgccgacgccgatgcCGTCTGAAGGAGGCATTGGCCCGCAGATGGCTGGCATGGCGCCGACAAGCAGCCCGCCGGCGAGTTCCGGTCGTCCTGCCTCAGCAGACAGGCGCGTCGGGGATGTTCTTGCGCTGGTCGCTCTCTGCCTCGTCGCCAACTTGCTGTGGTAG
- the LOC101783169 gene encoding aspartic proteinase nepenthesin-1 gives MPRLAAILVVLPLLLLSLSAVVGTAASLPRGGFGFEATLRHVDADAGYTNAQLLARAVARSRARAATLQSLATLAPGDAITAARILVRASDGEYLMDMGIGTPPRYYSAILDTGSDLIWTQCAPCLLCVDQPTPYFDPAQSATYRALGCASPICNALYYPLCFQNVCVYQYFYGDSASTAGVLANETFTFGTNTTRVAVPSISFGCGNLNAGSLANGSGMVGFGRGSLSLVSQLGSPRFSYCLTSFLSPVPSRLYFGVYATLNSTNASTSGPVRSTPFVVNPALPTMYFLNMTGISVGGYRLPIDPAVFAINDEDGTGGTIIDSGTTITYLAEPAYDAVRAAFVSQIRLPLLNVTEESVLDTCFKWPPPPRQSLTLPEVVLHFDGADMELPLQNYMLVEPVSGGLCLAMATSDDGTIIGSFQHQNFHVLYDLENSLLSFVPKPCNLI, from the coding sequence ATGCCACGGCTCGCAGCAATCTTGGTCGTCCTGCCCCTGCTGCTGCTTTCCCTTTCCGCGGTCGTCGGCACCGCCGCATCGCTCCCCCGTGGCGGGTTCGGCTTCGAGGCCACGCTGCGGCACGTCGACGCGGACGCCGGGTACACGAATGCGCAGCtgctcgcccgcgccgtcgcccgcagccgcgcccgcgcggccACGCTGCAGTCGCTGGCGACGCTGGCGCCCGGGGACGCCATCACCGCGGCGCGCATCCTGGTGCGCGCCAGCGACGGCGAGTACCTGATGGACATGGGCATCGGCACGCCGCCGCGGTACTACTCGGCGATCCTTGACACCGGCAGCGACCTCATCTGGACGCAGTGCGCGCCGTGCCTGCTCTGCGTCGACCAGCCCACGCCCTACTTCGACCCGGCGCAGTCGGCCACGTACCGGGCACTCGGCTGCGCGTCCCCGATCTGCAACGCCCTCTACTACCCGCTCTGCTTCCAGAACGTCTGCGTCTACCAGTACTTCTACGGCGACAGCGCCAGCaccgccggcgtcctcgccaACGAGACGTTCACGTTCGGCACCAACACCACCCGGGTCGCCGTGCCCAGCATCTCCTTCGGGTGCGGGAACCTCAACGCCGGCTCGCTAGCCAACGGCTCCGGCATGGTCGGGTTCGGCCGGGGGTCACTGTCGCTGGTCAGCCAGCTCGGATCCCCCAGGTTCTCCTACTGCCTCACCTCCTTCCTGTCGCCGGTGCCCAGCCGGCTCTACTTCGGCGTCTACGCCACGCTCAACAGCACCAACGCCAGCACCAGCGGGCCCGTGCGGTCCACGCCGTTCGTCGTCAACCCGGCGCTCCCGACGATGTACTTCCTGAACATGACCGGCATCAGCGTCGGCGGCTACCGGCTGCCCATCGACCCGGCGGTGTTCGCCATCAACGACGAGGACGGCACGGGCGGGACCATCATCGACTCCGGCACGACGATCACGTATCTCGCCGAGCCGGCGTACGACGCCGTCCGCGCGGCGTTCGTGTCGCAGATCAGGCTGCCGCTGCTGAACGTGACGGAGGAGTCGGTGCTGGACACGTGCTTCAagtggccgccgccaccgcgccagTCGCTGACGCTGCCGGAAGTGGTGCTGCACTTCGACGGGGCGGACATGGAGCTCCCCCTGCAGAACTACATGCTGGTGGAACCCGTCTCGGGGGGACTGTGCCTGGCGATGGCAACGTCCGACGACGGCACCATCATCGGTAGCTTCCAGCACCAGAACTTCCACGTGCTCTACGACCTCGAGAACAGCCTCCTGTCCTTCGTCCCGAAGCCGTGCAATCTAATCTAG